The nucleotide window CGGCGTCTCGCCTTCTTCTACCATGCCGGCAATCAATTCTAGAAGCCAAGGGGATTGGTTTGATTTTGGATCGTAAGCTCCAATGCGGACTTGTTCTACTAAAACTACATTATCCAATATCGGATCATAAGCGATGACGGCAGACGCTGCACCTTTGATTAATAACTCACGGGTCACCACACCGCTCCAGCCGCCGGCAAAAAGTTTATGTTTAAATTTCACTTTATTTAGTTTAAAAAAACCGCGATAAACTGTTTCATCCTCTAAAATCTCAATATCCTGTTGAGTAAATTGTTGAAACTGATACATCTTTCTCTCCCTAAATGTTCGCCGGCAGTTAGGATACTTTCATTCTTCCTAAAAAAAAATGGAATTTTGGTTAAAATTTTCGGATCTTTGAAGTTGGTCACAAAACTGGGGAGGCGGAGAGCAACGAAAAAACCATGGTATGGCGTAATGAGCACGTTGCTCTCCCAACGTAAGAATGAGATGAAATTATTTTTCTTCTTGCGTGATTTTAACCCAACGCTCAATGAGGCGTTTGCTTTCTGCATCAGCACCAAAGCGGATGAAGTCAATATCCAATAACTTCAGTTTTGTTGGATCGCTGGCTTTCGGAGACGCCTTAGCGTGAATGTTCGTTGGAATTTGATAAGAATCGGATTCGCGCCATGGAATTTCTTGTGCTTCCGCATCGAGGACGAAATCCACGAAGTGTTTGGCATTTTCAAGATTACGTGCACCCTTGATAATGCTGACCGCACCCAGTGTGTAGCCCACACCTTCACAAGGCAAAATGCCTTTTACCGGTGCGCCTTTGTCTTTTTCACGTACATAACTATGCATAAAGGAAACATCCACACTCACTTCACCGGTGGATAAATTACCGGTGGCTAAACCGCTCTTGGAATATTGCGCCACGTTCGAATTGAGTTTTTTCAAGTAATCAAAGGCTTTTTCTTCACCCCAAAGTTGCACTAATGTCGTCAGAAAAGAATAGCCTGTGCCGGATACGCGGGGATCGGCATATTGAATTTGATTTTTGAATTCTGGTTTGAGTAAATCGGCAAAGCATTTCGGTTCCGGAATATTGAGCTGTTTTAATTTTTCCGTATTCACACCGATGGCAACTTCCATTAAATAGATAATTGACGTGTAGTCGCCTCGTTCATCCATTAATTTTTTGAACTGTGGCATGATGTCTTTTTGTAATGGGGAGCGATAAACTGCCAGCAAGCCTTGATCAGCGGCTTGTAGGTGCGGTTCAAAGGTGCCGCCAAACCACACATCTGCCTGTGGATTGTCTTTTTCTGCCTTGATTTTACCCAGCACGGTGCCGGTGCTGTTGCGTACAAATTGGGTGTCAACATGATATTTTTCGGCAAAGCGTTTCGTGACTTTTTCACAGGTGACATTTTGCACGCTGCAATACACGGTGAGTTTGCCTTCCGCTTGGGCGTTTTGCGTATAAAACAGCATTGGAAGCAAGCAAAGTGCGGTGGTTTTTAAGGTCGTTTTTAAAAGGGAATCATTTTTAGCAAGCATGGTCATTGATCTAATCCTTGATGAGATTGAAAAATAAAACCAGCTAACAACTCAACGGGGGAAATCGGCTGAAAGACGCCGTAGAAGCAGAGTGAAGTGCATTAGTTTCCTACGTCAGTGCTAACTGTATCAGGTTCACGGGTATTTCTCAGCTTCGTTATTTAAGCGAACGAAGCACCCCGACTAACGCGCATTACTATAAAATGTTACTTCGTGTTTGTAAATGTTTTGTTATGTTTCATCTTGTTGTTTTTTCTGAATTTCCTTTTCTTTTTCTGGAGGCAGCCTATGTCTTAACAGACTGTCTCAACAGACCGCGATTAATCAAAAAACGATAAATTCACAGAGATAATGTGTGAATTATGTCCAATTTCAAGCCAGACGCGATTATTTTTCAATTTAAACTTGCAATTTATTTTGAAATGAGTAGAATAGCCCAACTCAATCGCGGGGTGGAGCAGCTTGGTAGCTCGTCGGGCTCATAACCCGAAGGTCGTCGGTTCAAATCCGGCCCCCGCAACCATTTTTCATGATGTAACTTCTTTTTAAGACCTGTTTTGATCTTTTTCAAAACAGGTTTTTTCTTTTCTCGTCTTTATCGCGGCTGGCGTGAATGAATAATCTTTTTACTCACGCCACGCGTTATTAACTATACATCGCCTCAATCTGCGCTTGATAGCGTTGCAAAATAACCTTTCGGCGTAATTTTAAGGTAGGGGTAATTTCTTCCAGTTGCGTGCTGAATGCCTGAGGCAACAACGTGAAACGTTTGATTTGTTCCCACCCGGCAAGTTCTTTTTGTAACTCGTTGATTCGCTGTTCTAACATTTGCAAAATCTCGGAATGTTTGAGCAATTCCAAACGATCTTGATATTTGATGTTGACCTGTTTGGCGTATTCCTCAAGAGCAGCATAGCAAGGCACGATAAGGGCGGAGACATATTTTTTGGCATCAGCAATGACCGCAATTTGTTCGATAAATTTATCTTTGCCGATTTTACTTTCCAACACTTGCGGTGCAATGTATTTGCCGTTGGAGGTTTTCATTAATTCTTTAATGCGGTCGGTGATGTATAAATTGCCCTCGGCATCAAATTCGCCCGCATCACCGGTTTTTAAAAAACCGTCTGCAGTGAAAGCATCGGCGGTTTCTTGTGGTTTTTTGTAATACCCTTTCATCACCATGCCACCGCGCACGAGAATCTCGTTATTTTCGCCAATTCTGACTTCTGCGCCCGGCATTAAGCGACCGATGGAATTGGCGTTAAAGTGGAGATCATCCCAGCAGGAAACCGTCGCGGTGGTTTCTGTCATGCCGTAACCCAGCTTAATGTTTAAACCGATACTGTGGAAAAATAACCCGATCGTCGGTTCTAATTTGGCACCGCCGCAAGGCATCATGCGAATGCGTCCACCGAGCAGTGCACGTAATTTGCCAAGTACCAGCTTGTTGGCGAGGGCATACTGTTGTTTTAACAAAAAGCCGATTTTTTGTCCTTGGGCAAGGGCATCAAAATGTTGACGTCCGACTGCCATCGCCCAATGGAAAATCCATTGGCGTAGTTTGGGAGCGTTGTGCACTTTATCTAAAATGGCCGTATAAATTTTTTCGTAAAAACGTGGCACGGCACACATTAAGGTTGGTCGAATCTCTGTCAAAGCCGACCGCACTTGATTGGTGTCTTCAATGTAACAGTTGGTCGCACCGCGATGGAGCACATAAGCTACCCAAGCGCGTTCAAAAATATGCGATAAGGGTAAAAAGGAAAGAGATACATCGGTATCATCTACTTTCAGCGCCTGATCGTGCGCATTGAGTTGGTGCGCTAAATTCGCGTAATCCAACATGACGCCTTTCGGCTCACCGGTCGTGCCGGAGGTGTAAATCAGCGTAAATAAATCCTCTAAGCATTTGCCATCCAATCGTTGTTGTAATTCCACCTGATATTGCTCATCTGCCATCTCAATAAAGTCTTGCCAATGGCAGGCTTTGACGTGTTCATGCAAATGGAGCGTACTTTTCATTGCCACGATTTTTTCTAGTTTCGGGCATTCATCAACGATTTCCAGCACTTGATCATATTGCTCTTGGTCGCCCACGAAAATGATCTTCATCTCCGCATTATTGATAATGAATTGGGCTTGTTTAGCGGTATTCGTGGCATAAATCGGCACGGTGACGGCACGCACTTGCAATGTACCGATGTCAGTGATTGTCCAACGCGGCATATTGTGTGAAAAAATACCGATTTTATCTTGAATATCAATATGATTTGCTAATAACGCTAAGGAAATTTGGTCAATTTGTTGTTGTAACTCTGACCAAGAAATAGACAACCAATTGTTGTCTTTGAAGTAACGAAGTGCGGTGCGATTTGCCAGCGTTTTTGCTTGGCTACGTACACGGTGAATCAAATGAAAATTGAGATCCATGGTTAAAAATCCAAAGTCAGCTAACAGTTGTGCGCTAATATAGCGGATTGAGGCTCAAAACTCTAGCCATAAAAACAATGAATAGGCATACACGGCAAGCAAGTTTATTTATGTAATGATCTTGCTTTTAGAACGACAAAGTGCGGTGAAAAAATAAGCGTTTTTCTGTTGGCAAGAAAAACGCTTATGGATTCTCTAAATGTTCAGACGGAATCTGAACGTGAACGGTTTAAACTACCATTGGAAACGATAGACGGCTTGTACGCCAAAGGGTTGCTTGATGTGTTTGCCGTCGGCGCGATTCACTTCTAAACCAATGCGGTGATTGCCAAAACCGGCGTTAAAACCGACCGCACTTGTAAAACGACCGCGATAACTTTCTACATTGAGTTGGCTACCATTGTAGTTAATGTTGCTATGGCGGTGGCGTGTCGTGATCGCATTCGCTTCGGCATAAGGTTGAAGTTTCCATCCTTGGCTCAACTCGAAGGTTTTCGCGAGACGTAATCCGACACGAGAAGACACGGCTGAGAGGCTATCTTCCTTTTCTTTACCGTTAATATGCGTCCAAGCCAATTGCGCTTGTGGGGTCACGGTCCATGCGCCGGCTAATTGGAATTGTTTGCCGATTTCACTGCTTAACGTGTAAGCGTTGTAACGCTGTTTTTCTGTATGATTCGAGTCAGCGGTTAAGCGACTATATTGCGCGATGTTATCTAAATAGACACCATTGTCAGCCATGTAAGTCCCGTAAACTCCAATGGCTTGTCCTTTCACTTTTCCGTTGCCGTAATGATTGTTGAAGTCAATATTGGCTTGGCTATATCCGACAAATCCGCCTAAACGCACCTTATTCGTCGCTGCAGCATCTGCACCAACTTGTAAGCTATGTACGTTTTGCTTAAAGCCGGAAGTTTGACTTTCACCTGTGGAAAGTGCGGTGAGTTTTTGATGTGAATTGACGTTTTTCACCCAAATATTGCCTTTCTCACCGGTTCTAATTTCACCTAAACGTTGGTGAATGCTGTTTAATTCATTTTCGACCATCAGTAATTCCGCTTGGCGAAGAGACACTTGTGCGTTTGCGCGCTCAAGAAGTTGCGCTGTCTTCGGTAAGGATGGTGTAATATTTGCCTGAGCCTGAGCCTGAGCCTGAGCCTGAGCCTGAGCCTGAGCCTGAGCCTGAGCCTGAGCCTGAGCCTGAGCCTGAGCCTGTTGAGCTTGTGGCTGTTGAGTTTGTGGCTGTGGTGTGACTGCGTTTTGTGAGTGCGCTAGCACCCAATTTTTCCCTTCAGTGGTTAAGAAGTATTTATAAGCACCGAGCGCCACATAACCATTGGCGTTCGCTAAGTGAAATTTTGCATTGCCGCTATTGGTTTCAACTAAGGTTACTTTACCGTTTGCCACATGCGCGCCGTGATCTGTCACATTAAGGTTATGATCACCTTCCGCGTTTCCTTTCACGATGATTTTATCGGCTTTGTTTTCAGCGATATTGGTGTTGAGATCAAAGGTGGTGGAGCCAGTGAGATCTCCTTTAATTGTTAACGTTTTATATTCCGATGTCGGTTCAAATTTGACCGTTGAATTTTGCGTATTCAAATGATGAAGAATACTTGATTGATTAAAACGCCACTGGCTGTTTGCTAATGTGACGTTTACTTCAGTGTTTGCCGGTTTTTGTGGGTTTTCAATAATTGCGCCACTCAGTTTGGAGTTGTTATCAGCAAGCAGTTGTACATGGAACGTGGCTTTATTGGCAATGTCTTCCTCGTCTTCTTCAAATGGGAAATTCGGATCATTGACGGAAACGAGTGCTTTAGTGGTATTTAATTCGGTGTTATGTAAGTTCAGAGTGATTGTGCGTTCTTGACCTAATGTCCCCAAAATCAATCCATAACCGGCTTTAATGTTAGAATCAGTTAAGTTAACCGTTGGTGAACCACCTTCATAGGTTTCCATGAAGGTACTTTTATCGTTTAACGAGGCGTTTAACTTCTTAGCGTTAACACTTTGCGTGTCAGGGAGATCAGAGACAATATCAATAACAGATTGCAAATCTCGATTGCCGTTAACGGTCACGTTCTCAATGTTCACAACGTCTTTTTCGTTAAGTGCATACGCTGTGTTGTCTTTACCATTCATCGTGATTTGATGATTCGAAGAATTAATGATCGATGCTTGTCTCGATTCAATTGCATTTGAACCGTCATTATTGAGCTCAATGTCTGCTTGTGTATTGATGGTTGAATGATAGGAGCGAATTGCAGCATTGCCGTCAAATTCACCGTAAGCATCAGGAATCTTGTGAATTTGAGAGAAGTTTTGGTCAACAATGAGTTTGACACCTTTTTCTAAATTTGCTGTTGTGTTAAATGCATCCAGTAATTGGCTAGACGTATAATCCTCTTTGAGTGTTGCTTTAACGCCTGATTTTAAGGTGATGACATTCCCTTGTGCTGTTGAATCATAAACACTAAACAAAAAATCCGTTAATTGACTAGGTTGACCTAGGGAGCGATCAGCCCCATTTTCTGTTTTTGCTTTATTTTGGTAATTTCCTGCTTCAACGGTGATATTTAGCGCATTTTTGTATGCCGTCGGTGCTTTGTTGATGTACCATTCGTTGTTAATTCCGTGGGTATATATACAACCGGTTGGCGTATTGCAAGTGAGATCCACCGCCCATGCCGAGTGGGCTAAGCTTAATGCCGCAGCCACCAAACTTAACTGAAAAGTGCGGTGTTTTTTTGAAGTGTTTTTCATCTTCGTTCCTTGTCGTGATTAATCAAGAGATACGTGTATTTTTATAATTCTCTTCGCTAAAAATATCACGTTGAATTTGTCGGCAAATTCTACTAAAAATGCCCCTTTTAGCTCAAGAACAAGTTATTTTCTGATTGCAGCATTTAATGATCTTAATCAATTTTTATGCTATGATTTTCCCGTTTTTTAAACATGAATTTACTCAAACAAAAGGAAAAAATTATGGCTTATACTTTACCTGAATTAGGTTATGCC belongs to Aggregatibacter sp. 2125159857 and includes:
- a CDS encoding ABC transporter substrate-binding protein, coding for MTMLAKNDSLLKTTLKTTALCLLPMLFYTQNAQAEGKLTVYCSVQNVTCEKVTKRFAEKYHVDTQFVRNSTGTVLGKIKAEKDNPQADVWFGGTFEPHLQAADQGLLAVYRSPLQKDIMPQFKKLMDERGDYTSIIYLMEVAIGVNTEKLKQLNIPEPKCFADLLKPEFKNQIQYADPRVSGTGYSFLTTLVQLWGEEKAFDYLKKLNSNVAQYSKSGLATGNLSTGEVSVDVSFMHSYVREKDKGAPVKGILPCEGVGYTLGAVSIIKGARNLENAKHFVDFVLDAEAQEIPWRESDSYQIPTNIHAKASPKASDPTKLKLLDIDFIRFGADAESKRLIERWVKITQEEK
- a CDS encoding long-chain fatty acid--CoA ligase, translated to MDLNFHLIHRVRSQAKTLANRTALRYFKDNNWLSISWSELQQQIDQISLALLANHIDIQDKIGIFSHNMPRWTITDIGTLQVRAVTVPIYATNTAKQAQFIINNAEMKIIFVGDQEQYDQVLEIVDECPKLEKIVAMKSTLHLHEHVKACHWQDFIEMADEQYQVELQQRLDGKCLEDLFTLIYTSGTTGEPKGVMLDYANLAHQLNAHDQALKVDDTDVSLSFLPLSHIFERAWVAYVLHRGATNCYIEDTNQVRSALTEIRPTLMCAVPRFYEKIYTAILDKVHNAPKLRQWIFHWAMAVGRQHFDALAQGQKIGFLLKQQYALANKLVLGKLRALLGGRIRMMPCGGAKLEPTIGLFFHSIGLNIKLGYGMTETTATVSCWDDLHFNANSIGRLMPGAEVRIGENNEILVRGGMVMKGYYKKPQETADAFTADGFLKTGDAGEFDAEGNLYITDRIKELMKTSNGKYIAPQVLESKIGKDKFIEQIAVIADAKKYVSALIVPCYAALEEYAKQVNIKYQDRLELLKHSEILQMLEQRINELQKELAGWEQIKRFTLLPQAFSTQLEEITPTLKLRRKVILQRYQAQIEAMYS
- a CDS encoding autotransporter outer membrane beta-barrel domain-containing protein; translation: MKNTSKKHRTFQLSLVAAALSLAHSAWAVDLTCNTPTGCIYTHGINNEWYINKAPTAYKNALNITVEAGNYQNKAKTENGADRSLGQPSQLTDFLFSVYDSTAQGNVITLKSGVKATLKEDYTSSQLLDAFNTTANLEKGVKLIVDQNFSQIHKIPDAYGEFDGNAAIRSYHSTINTQADIELNNDGSNAIESRQASIINSSNHQITMNGKDNTAYALNEKDVVNIENVTVNGNRDLQSVIDIVSDLPDTQSVNAKKLNASLNDKSTFMETYEGGSPTVNLTDSNIKAGYGLILGTLGQERTITLNLHNTELNTTKALVSVNDPNFPFEEDEEDIANKATFHVQLLADNNSKLSGAIIENPQKPANTEVNVTLANSQWRFNQSSILHHLNTQNSTVKFEPTSEYKTLTIKGDLTGSTTFDLNTNIAENKADKIIVKGNAEGDHNLNVTDHGAHVANGKVTLVETNSGNAKFHLANANGYVALGAYKYFLTTEGKNWVLAHSQNAVTPQPQTQQPQAQQAQAQAQAQAQAQAQAQAQAQAQAQAQANITPSLPKTAQLLERANAQVSLRQAELLMVENELNSIHQRLGEIRTGEKGNIWVKNVNSHQKLTALSTGESQTSGFKQNVHSLQVGADAAATNKVRLGGFVGYSQANIDFNNHYGNGKVKGQAIGVYGTYMADNGVYLDNIAQYSRLTADSNHTEKQRYNAYTLSSEIGKQFQLAGAWTVTPQAQLAWTHINGKEKEDSLSAVSSRVGLRLAKTFELSQGWKLQPYAEANAITTRHRHSNINYNGSQLNVESYRGRFTSAVGFNAGFGNHRIGLEVNRADGKHIKQPFGVQAVYRFQW